A single window of Nicotiana tomentosiformis chromosome 1, ASM39032v3, whole genome shotgun sequence DNA harbors:
- the LOC104118962 gene encoding protein SMALL AUXIN UP-REGULATED RNA 12-like, with protein sequence MAIRKSNKLSQAAVLKQILIRCSSLGKKHDFYDQDYYLPIDVPKGHFAVYVGENRTRYVVPISLLTHPEFQCLLHRAEEEFGFDHDMGITIPCEEVVFRSLTSMIQ encoded by the coding sequence ATGGCCATCAGAAAATCAAACAAGCTATCACAAGCTGCAGTGTTGAAGCAAATTCTAATAAGGTGTTCGAGTTTGGGAAAGAAGCACGACTTTTACGACCAAGATTACTACCTTCCCATTGACGTACCTAAAGGACATTTTGCAGTTTATGTGGGAGAGAATCGAACTCGATACGTCGTACCAATTTCCCTCTTAACTCATCCTGAATTTCAGTGTCTCCTTCATCGTGCCGAAGAAGAATTTGGCTTCGATCACGACATGGGCATCACCATTCCGTGCGAAGAAGTCGTTTTTCGATCGTTAACTTCTATGATCCAGTAG
- the LOC104118961 gene encoding auxin-responsive protein SAUR50-like, with amino-acid sequence MVADGGTGKDRGGDSGDYFLKNIYSTQKWPSEIEQAAVLKQILKQCSSLGKKHSHDNEDYCLPIDVPKGHFAVYVGENRTRYVVPISFLTYPEFRCRLRCAEEEFGFDHDMGITIPCEEMIFRSLIFMLR; translated from the exons ATGGTGGCCGACGGCGGAACTGGAAAAGATCGGGGAGGAGATAGTGGTGAT TACTTTCTCAAAAATATATATAGTACGCAAAAATGGCCATCAGAAATCGAACAAGCTGCAGTATTGAAGCAAATTCTAAAACAGTGTTCGAGTTTAGGTAAGAAACACAGCCATGACAACGAAGACTACTGCCTTCCTATTGACGTACCAAAAGGACATTTTGCAGTTTACGTTGGAGAAAATCGAACTAGATACGTCGTACCAATTTCTTTTTTGACTTATCCCGAGTTTCGATGCCGCCTTCGTTGCGCGGAGGAAGAATTTGGCTTTGATCATGACATGGGCATTACTATTCCTTGCGAAGAAATGATTTTCCGATCACTAATTTTCATGCTTCGGTAG